A region from the Bactrocera dorsalis isolate Fly_Bdor chromosome 1, ASM2337382v1, whole genome shotgun sequence genome encodes:
- the LOC105234132 gene encoding uncharacterized protein LOC105234132 encodes MRFEIYAMIIFGLFYFSEGKPCPEKTRPHKTRCEAYYKCFELPSKRHVWVPEKCESGLIYEHNLGLCVLPDDEWECTLGVGTRGSKVEANADVKPTTKTETQNHKQITPTNKLKNADLHIINNKHEEDEEADVAIPSMNKGHSGNDVEVVIQNNINNEEEREALRDDIEIESSGDGVGELMEMDDLLQVENRESEDHEGEEHIIEDDENEVNPETSTKKSKIDPKLTAHLQRLSQLIDGLKTQYQKDGEQQTELRPDQLNAFLAHFNIQNKFNLIKPTFEGNSKEKTDTTTTEAPESTTTFATYPTASKNKTLLQEHLDSKLKPETKVVLTNALPKRYDTTGYSNSQIVVNRPEGSVLFTLPHYGTDQSDYGHNSPKISEETLKTVLELSKQMIATQNVPKIIPNPGYYAQPLIQPLFLPASAFQAQTQQNPFAAYFNSNNNNNNNKQVDYQENDNKFSQFTGTYNNQHKPLLRPASSYSQPSNTIIHNNVIPVHLLSTNSGEKEIVDSYGQSLGLYPPLNTENPSGYQQHYGPTHTFVDQKFLASFTTERPQVSTTPTPNYAAQYAPSYATDFSATTARPNDYQPTSPTLNEYFSPSPHLSDNNVNKLFQSTDRYPTVQYDDLPRPLNLGRPSLFAPHIDTHKVKLRPNGHKIESMEIESDDYNDNQARPLPQLFTYNYDNDKTDINNQYEEPNYSAGSGGNKHSYMPRPSASATATRPTYSNAANKVKPYNTHTSTSLADGSQLVNMGGNFVSYDVFRNTILPLLGHTQTLNELNNVEVITCATGVRQPNTTDCTRYYVCSKKDGKVLSYSCPPYTAFNAQSRICDAQTYAACTPDAIISSYTVSENKRIQLEAYKALQDAKRRQEQALKAQNIASLLQKYGGQMQASMMDANDDAQGDDSNEKNILDAYVQQAAAMNVYSTTPKPTAAPVKKRKYYCKEGDKIADQTSANNYFVCYKNAQGMMKGHKMSCTNNLIFCSKNSMCTLAIKCA; translated from the exons ATGCGTTTTGAAATATATGCGATGATAATATTTGGATTATTCTACTTTTCGGAAG GCAAGCCATGCCCGGAGAAGACGCGTCCACACAAAACACGCTGCGAGGCGTATTACAAATGCTTTGAGCTACCTTCTAAGCGTCATGTTTGGGTACCTGAAAAATGTGAATCGGGCCTAATATATGAACATAATCTTGGACTATGTGTACTGCCAGACGATGAGTGGGAATGTACTCTAGGAGTTGGCACACGCGGTAGCAAGGTAGAAGCTAATGCGGATGTTAAGCCGACAACGAAAACTGAAACGCAAAACCACAAACAAATAACACCAacaaacaaactgaaaaatgCAGATCTacatataataaacaataagcACGAAGAAGATGAGGAAGCGGATGTAGCAATACCTTCCATGAACAAAGGACACAGCGGTAATGATGTGGAAGTTgtgatacaaaataatataaacaatgaAGAAGAAAGGGAAGCGTTACGTGATGACATTGAAATTGAGTCTAGTGGAGATGGTGTTGGAGAGCTCATGGAAATGGATGACCTTCTGCAAGTGGAAAATCGTGAAAGCGAAGATCACGAAGGTGAGGAGCACATCATCGAAGATGATGAAAACGAAGTAAACCCCGAGACATCGacgaaaaagtcaaaaatagATCCGAAGTTAACAGCACACTTACAGCGTTTGTCACAATTAATCGATGGACTGAAAACCCAATATCAGAAGGACGGGGAGCAGCAAACGGAATTGCGGCCCGATCAGTTAAATGCCTTCCTGGcacattttaatatacaaaacaaatttaatttgattaaacCTACCTTTGAGGggaattcaaaagaaaaaaccgACACAACCACTACTGAGGCGCCAGAGTCTACCACAACATTTGCCACATATCCAACGGcttccaaaaataaaacacttttgCAAGAACATTTAGATAGCAAACTTAAACCAGAAACAAAGGTTGTACTCACCAATGCGCTGCCGAAACGTTACGATACTACAGGATATTCGAACTCGCAAATTGTCGTAAATCGTCCCGAAGGCTCGGTACTCTTCACTTTGCCGCACTACGGTACCGATCAGTCCGATTATGGTCATAATTCACCAAAAATATCTGAGGAaacattaaaaactgttttagaATTGTCTAAACAAATGATTGCAACACAAAACGTACCGAAAATAATACCGAACCCCGGCTATTACGCACAGCCACTAATACAACCGCTCTTCTTGCCCGCTTCAGCATTTCAAGCGCAGACACAACAGAATCCTTTCGCTGCATACTTtaatagcaacaataataacaacaacaataagcaagTAGATTATCAGGAAAACGATAACAAATTTAGCCAATTCACCGGCACTTATAACAATCAGCATAAACCGCTACTGCGTCCGGCTAGCAGTTATAGCCAACCCAGTAATACCATTATACACAACAATGTCATACCGGTGCATCTGTTGTCCACGAACTCGGGTGAAAAGGAGATTGTAGATAGCTACGGACAGAGTTTAGGACTTTATCCGCCACTCAACACTGAAAATCCCAGCGGTTATCAACAACACTATGGTCCAACACACACTTTCGTAGATCAGAAATTTTTAGCGAGCTTCACCACTGAGCGTCCGCAAGTCTCCACTACACCAACGCCCAACTACGCGGCACAATATGCACCATCATATGCCACAGACTTCAGCGCGACCACCGCACGCCCCAACGACTATCAACCAACATCGCCAACACTTAACGAATATTTTTCACCGAGTCCACATTTAAGCGATAACAATGTTAACAAACTGTTTCAATCGACCGATCGCTATCCGACTGTACAATACGATGATTTGCCACGCCCATTAAATTTAGGACGACCCTCACTCTTCGCGCCACACATCGACACACATAAAGTCAAGTTACGTCCAAATGGTCATAAAATCGAGAGCATGGAGATCGAATCGGACGATTATAATGACAATCAAGCGCGTCCACTGCCACAATTGTTCACCTACAATTATGACAACGATAAAACGGATATAAACAATCAATATGAAGAGCCGAACTACAGTGCTGGCAGCGGTGGCAACAAACACTCCTATATGCCGCGACCGTCTGCAAGCGCTACAGCTACACGCCCGACTTACTCAAACGCTGCCAATAAGGTGAAACCTTACAACACACACACTTCAACATCTCTCGCCGATGGCTCACAACTGGTCAATATGGGTGGCAATTTTGTTAGTTACGATGTTTTTCGAAACACAATACTACCGCTACTGGGACACACACAAACGCTCAATGAATTAAACAACGTTGAAGTCATCACTTGCGCCACCGGCGTACGCCAACCGAACACCACCGACTGCACGCGCTATTATGTCTGCAGCAAGAAGGATGGCAAAGTACTATCCTACTCGTGTCCACCATACACCGCTTTTAATGCACAATCGCGCATTTGCGATGCACAAACGTACGCTGCGTGCACGCCCGACGCGATCATCAGCAGTTATACGGTATCGGAGAATAAACGCATACAACTGGAAGCGTACAAAGCGCTACAAGATGCCAAACGCCGGCAAGAGCAAGCGCTTAAAGCACAAAATATTGCAAGTCTCTTGCAGAAATATGGTGGACAAATGCAAGCATCGATGATGGACGCTAACGACGATGCACAGGGCGATGATAGCAATGAGAAGAATATATTGGATGCTTATGTGCAGCAAGCGGCCGCGATGAATGTCTACAGCACAACGCCTAAACCAACTGCAGCGCCTGTAAAGAAGCGTAAATACTATTGCAAAGAAGGTGATAAAATTGCAGATCAAACTTCAGCCAATAATTACTTTGTCTGCTACAAGAATGCGCAAGGTATGATGAAAGGCCACAAGATGAGTTGCACGAATAATTTGATTTTCTGCTCGAAGAATTCCATGTGCACGCTGGCGATAAAATGCGCGTAA